One Antiquaquibacter oligotrophicus genomic region harbors:
- a CDS encoding serine/threonine-protein kinase yields MARRLPSQPPILPGFSHVHVLGSGGFADVFLFEQNMPRRQVAVKVMLAEVVNDQVRQMFQAEANLMAQLSAHPSILTVYQAGVSSDGRPYLVMELCSSSLSQRYRSERLPVADVLRIGVKIGSAIETAHRAGVLHRDIKPSNILVTAYGHPVLSDFGIAATLAESGEREAVGMSIPWSAPEVLMDETAGTIASEVWAFAATVYSLLAGRSPFEVPGQSNKSADLISRINRAKVLPIGRPDVPPSLERALARAMSRRPESRQASVMELVRELQSVESEMGVAQTPIEIAVDDWASSTVADLEDRTVIKGGNPTPSSVAQRRRRRRGGDTEFSSVGTIIKEDPVAAPSGNSLRPVAGRGLTALAWALVGVAALVVGLGVFATVILVQSAGTGTLAVSDIEARVEGDTVEFSWSDPGIGSADTFQVSADSAPPVQQRTSTFVVAAEPGDRVCITVAVNSAGRVGPPSAQKCADVPE; encoded by the coding sequence GTGGCGCGCAGACTGCCCTCTCAACCACCCATCCTCCCGGGGTTCTCGCACGTGCACGTGCTCGGGTCCGGTGGATTCGCCGACGTGTTCCTTTTCGAGCAGAACATGCCGCGACGACAGGTCGCCGTCAAAGTCATGCTCGCCGAGGTGGTCAACGATCAGGTTCGCCAGATGTTCCAAGCGGAGGCGAATCTCATGGCGCAGCTGTCGGCGCATCCGTCGATCCTCACCGTGTACCAGGCTGGGGTGTCGTCCGACGGTCGGCCGTATCTCGTCATGGAGTTGTGTTCCTCGTCGCTCAGTCAGCGCTATCGCAGCGAGCGGCTCCCCGTGGCCGACGTGCTGCGGATCGGTGTCAAAATCGGAAGCGCCATCGAGACCGCGCATCGCGCCGGTGTGCTCCACCGGGACATCAAGCCGTCCAACATCCTCGTGACGGCCTACGGGCATCCGGTTCTCTCGGACTTCGGAATCGCCGCGACGCTCGCCGAATCCGGTGAGCGGGAAGCCGTCGGCATGTCGATACCGTGGTCGGCGCCCGAAGTGCTCATGGATGAGACGGCTGGCACCATCGCGAGTGAGGTGTGGGCCTTCGCAGCCACGGTGTATTCGCTTCTGGCCGGACGCTCCCCGTTCGAGGTTCCCGGTCAATCCAATAAATCCGCCGATCTGATCTCTCGGATCAATCGCGCGAAGGTCTTGCCCATCGGCAGGCCCGACGTTCCTCCGTCGCTCGAGCGAGCACTGGCGCGAGCGATGTCGAGGCGTCCCGAGTCCCGACAGGCGAGCGTCATGGAACTCGTGCGCGAACTGCAGAGCGTTGAGAGCGAGATGGGTGTCGCACAGACACCCATCGAGATCGCCGTGGACGATTGGGCGTCCTCGACTGTCGCCGATCTCGAAGACCGCACGGTCATCAAGGGAGGCAACCCCACACCATCGTCGGTTGCCCAGCGGCGCCGTCGCCGTCGCGGTGGCGACACTGAGTTCAGTTCCGTCGGCACGATCATCAAGGAAGACCCCGTCGCAGCGCCGAGTGGCAACTCTTTGCGCCCCGTCGCGGGCCGCGGGTTGACGGCGCTCGCGTGGGCTCTTGTCGGAGTCGCCGCGCTCGTTGTCGGGCTCGGTGTGTTCGCGACGGTCATCCTCGTTCAGTCGGCGGGAACCGGCACCTTGGCTGTATCGGACATCGAGGCGCGCGTCGAGGGTGACACCGTCGAATTCTCCTGGTCAGATCCGGGCATCGGATCCGCCGATACGTTCCAGGTTTCGGCGGATTCGGCCCCGCCGGTGCAGCAGAGGACAAGCACCTTTGTTGTGGCAGCAGAGCCGGGCGATCGCGTGTGTATCACCGTCGCCGTCAACAGCGCGGGCAGAGTAGGTCCCCCGAGCGCTCAAAAGTGTGCGGACGTGCCGGAATAG
- a CDS encoding FHA domain-containing protein: MTEDFDDTVIRVRGTSPSIDGTDLDDTVVRGPRPASQPVEDAPPQQQSAQESPPPDAPAPPKLTSAPRGSSRHFAIRIGEAGALIPLDVPSLIGRRPRAPRIITGLPPRLVTVESPRREVSSTHVELRQVGGAIVVTDLGSTNGTVVHVPGLVPRTLRQRESVTVSAGTRIDLGDDIVVYVVAPTPVATGMTGAHA; encoded by the coding sequence ATGACCGAGGACTTCGACGACACGGTCATCCGTGTGCGAGGGACGTCGCCATCCATTGATGGCACCGATCTCGATGACACGGTCGTGCGCGGTCCTCGCCCCGCGAGCCAGCCCGTGGAAGATGCGCCCCCGCAGCAGCAGTCCGCTCAGGAATCGCCGCCTCCCGACGCTCCCGCGCCCCCGAAACTCACGTCCGCCCCGCGCGGATCCTCGCGACACTTCGCCATTCGCATCGGCGAAGCGGGTGCTCTCATCCCGCTCGACGTTCCGAGCCTCATCGGTCGGCGCCCTCGCGCTCCGAGAATCATCACGGGACTGCCACCGCGACTGGTGACCGTCGAATCTCCCCGAAGAGAGGTCTCGTCCACCCACGTCGAGCTGAGACAGGTGGGCGGCGCCATCGTGGTGACCGATCTCGGATCAACCAACGGGACGGTAGTCCACGTACCGGGGCTTGTGCCGCGCACCCTTCGCCAGCGCGAGTCCGTCACCGTGTCAGCTGGCACACGCATCGACCTCGGAGACGATATCGTCGTATACGTAGTGGCGCCCACTCCGGTTGCCACGGGAATGACGGGGGCACACGCGTGA
- a CDS encoding PP2C family protein-serine/threonine phosphatase: protein MTEIGASAIAHTVAVPGSDGVVTLSWAAATDTGKRRTANEDSFLAQAPAFVVADGMGGHSAGDLASAAVVERLAETVVGDFTTLADVERALTAATDDITVIAADSLLGVGTTATGAVLVLESGDPFFAVFNIGDSRVYAFERNELTQVTVDHSVVQELIESGALSAEDAEFHPDSNVITRAVGFGVPPMADYWMIPARTGLRLLVCSDGLTKEVSADRIRLHLAAGLSPEETAGALIDAALAEGGRDNITAIVVDVLSAPEPSDFEDTQPRAEVSP from the coding sequence GTGACGGAGATCGGCGCGTCCGCGATCGCTCACACTGTCGCGGTTCCCGGCTCGGACGGCGTCGTGACACTCTCGTGGGCGGCCGCGACGGACACGGGCAAGCGGCGCACCGCCAACGAGGACAGCTTTCTCGCACAGGCTCCCGCTTTTGTTGTAGCCGACGGAATGGGCGGTCACTCCGCCGGCGACCTCGCGAGTGCTGCGGTTGTCGAGCGTCTCGCCGAAACGGTCGTCGGAGATTTCACTACGCTCGCCGACGTTGAGCGAGCCCTCACCGCGGCAACCGACGACATTACGGTGATCGCGGCGGACAGTCTTCTCGGCGTTGGCACGACGGCAACCGGGGCGGTACTCGTCCTCGAATCGGGAGACCCATTCTTCGCCGTCTTCAACATCGGCGATAGCCGGGTCTACGCCTTCGAGCGCAACGAGCTCACACAGGTCACCGTGGACCACTCGGTTGTGCAGGAACTCATCGAGTCCGGTGCACTGTCTGCCGAGGACGCCGAGTTCCACCCCGACAGCAACGTCATCACACGCGCGGTCGGGTTCGGTGTGCCGCCCATGGCGGATTACTGGATGATTCCCGCCAGAACGGGCCTGCGCTTGCTCGTGTGCTCCGACGGGCTGACCAAGGAAGTCTCCGCGGATCGCATCCGCTTGCACCTCGCGGCCGGGCTATCTCCGGAGGAGACTGCGGGGGCCCTCATCGATGCCGCGCTCGCCGAAGGTGGCAGGGACAACATCACGGCGATTGTCGTTGATGTGCTGTCTGCGCCGGAGCCGTCGGACTTCGAGGACACCCAACCTCGGGCGGAAGTGTCGCCCTAG